One genomic segment of Oenanthe melanoleuca isolate GR-GAL-2019-014 chromosome 5, OMel1.0, whole genome shotgun sequence includes these proteins:
- the PTGER2 gene encoding prostaglandin E2 receptor EP2 subtype produces MNGTGRACGRDGAALPAGARPLVSALMFSAGLLGNLLALGLLLHGRRGPRQRPPALFHVLVLALVVTDLLGTCSVSPLVLASYHRNRTLTALARGGHICLYFGFAMSFFGLATMLILFTMALERCLALGRPYFYERFLSPRTGLVALPAIYSFSAALCSLPLLGFGRFVQYCPGTWCFIQMHHQGGVDVAGLNVAFSLLYATLLLFLIVAVLLCNLSVIANLARMHRRGQRTRRVPGPEQPRASGCGRRIFSMAEEIDHLLLLSIMTITFVICSLPFTIRAYVNKFSQEEADHEWDLLALRFLSINSIVDPWVFAILRPPVLRLLRSVLCCQLGPTAPGGRAVSPAVTKLARPHLCGQ; encoded by the exons ATGAACGGGACGGGCCGGGCGTGCGGGCGGGACGGGGCAGCGCTGCCGGCCGGGGCTCGCCCGCTGGTCAGCGCGCTCATGttctcggccgggctcctggGCAACCTCCTGgcgctggggctgctgctgcacgGCCGCCGCGGGCCCCGGCAGCGCCCGCCCGCGCTGTTCCACGTCCTGGTGCTGGCCCTGGTGGTCACCGACCTGCTGGGCACCTGCTCCGTCAGCCCCTTGGTGCTGGCATCCTACCACCGCAACCGCACGCTGACCGCGCTGGCCCGCGGAGGGCACATCTGCCTCTACTTCGGCTTCGCCATGAGCTTCTTCGGCCTCGCCACCATGCTCATCCTCTTCACCATGGCTCTGGAGCGCTGCCTGGCCCTGGGGCGACCCTACTTCTACGAGCGCTTCCTGAGCCCCCGCACGGGGCTGGTGGCCCTGCCGGCCATCTACAGCTTCTCGGCCGCGCTGTGCTCGCTGCCGCTGCTGGGCTTCGGCCGCTTCGTGCAGTACTGCCCCGGCACCTGGTGCTTCATCCAGATGCACCACCAGGGCGGCGTGGACGTGGCGGGGCTGAACGTCGCCTTCTCGCTGCTCTACGccaccctgctgctcttcctcatcGTCGCCGTGCTGCTCTGCAACCTGAGCGTCATCGCCAACCTGGCCCGCATGCACCGGCGGGGACAGAGGACGCGCCGGGTCCCCGGCCCCGAGCAGCCCCGCGCCTCCGGCTGCGGCCGCCGCATCTTCTCCATGGCCGAGGAGATCGaccacctgctgctgctctccatcatgACCATCACCTTCGTcatctgctccctgcccttcACG ATCCGAGCCTACGTGAACAAGTTCAGCCAGGAGGAGGCGGACCACGAGTGGGACCTGCTGGCGCTGCGTTTCCTGTCCATCAACTCCATCGTGGACCCGTGGGTGTTCGCCATCCTGCGCCCGCCCGTGCTGCGCCTCCTGCGCTCcgtgctctgctgccagctcgGCCCCACCGCCCCCGGCGGCCGCGCCGTGTCCCCTGCTGTCACCAAGCTGGCACGGCCACACCTCTGCGGCCAGTAG
- the PTGDR gene encoding prostaglandin D2 receptor, protein METEGYRCRSSRHIESGQSAVPSSVLFAAGLLGNVLALLLLGQHRRRSRSPGGRPPRVSAFYVLVSGLAVTDLLGKCLISPMVLAAYAYNRSLSELGPGGRGEEQPGVLCQLFAFLMAFFGLAPTLLLLAMALECWLSLGHPYFYRRHLTRRLGATLGPLVAGLCALFCALPLLGFGAPMQYCPGTWCFIRMAGGGPRQLGFPVLYASLMGLLVLAIVACNVSSMRHLYGMARRQPRRGAPPAAAPRMEELDHLVLLGLMTVLFTVCSLPLIIRAYMGAFAADFNENADLSALRFLSVNSIVDPWVFIIFRTSVFRGFVRRVCRSLGSRKASLGGSSPAAEPQFCPPGWRRTDPPQLGIP, encoded by the exons ATGGAGACCGAGGGCTACCGCTGCCGCAGCAGCCGCCACATCGAGAGCGGCCAGTCGGCCGTGCCCAGCTCGGTGCTGTTCGCCGCGGGGCTCCTGGGGAACGtgctggcgctgctgctgctgggccagcacCGGCGGCGCTCCCGCTCGCCCGGGGGCCGCCCGCCGCGGGTCTCGGCGTTCTACGTGCTGGTCAGCGGGCTGGCTGTCACCGACCTGCTGGGCAAGTGCCTGATCAGCCCCATGGTGCTGGCAGCCTACGCCTACAACCGCAGCCTCAGCGAGCTGGGGCCGGGCGGCCGCGGCGAGGAGCAGCCGggggtgctgtgccagctcttcGCCTTCCTCATGGCTTTCTTCGGGCTGgcccccaccctgctgctgctggccatggcTCTGGAGTGCTGGCTTTCCCTGGGGCATCCCTACTTCTACCGGCGGCACCTGACCCGCCGCCTGGGAGCCACGCTGGGGCCGCTGGTGGCCGGGCTGTGCGCGCTGTTCTGCGCCCTGCCGCTGCTGGGTTTCGGGGCTCCCATGCAGTATTGCCCGGGCACCTGGTGCTTCATCCGCATGGCCGGGGGTGGCCCGCGCCAGCTGGGCTTCCCCGTGCTCTACGCCAGCCTGATGGGCTTGCTGGTGCTGGCCATCGTGGCGTGCAACGTGAGCAGCATGCGGCACCTGTACGGCATGGCCCGCAGGCAGCCCCGCCGCGgcgcgccccccgccgccgccccccgcaTGGAGGAGCTCGACCACCTCGTCCTGCTGGGGCTCATGACCGTCCTGTTCACCGTCTGCTCCCTGCCGCTCATC aTCCGCGCCTACATGGGCGCCTTCGCCGCGGATTTCAACGAGAACGCCGACCTGAGCGCGCTGCGCTTCCTCTCCGTCAACTCCATCGTGGACCCCTGGGTGTTCATCATCTTCCGCACCTCCGTGTTCCGCGGCTTCGTGCGCCGCGTCTGCCGCAGCCTGGGCTCCCGCAAAGCCTCGCTCGGCGGCTCCAGCCCGGCTGCTGAGCCGCAGTTCTGCCCCCCGGGCTGGCGCAGGACAGACCCGCCCCAGCTCGGCATCCCCTGA